The window CCCTCCAGCTGACGTTTCCCGGCGACTGTGCCTGCCCTGCAACAGCATTTCGGCGAGAACCGGCTATAGTCCGGGCATCAGTTGAGACGAACTTCGGTGCGCTCGCGCCTGCTACAGACCAAAGTTGGGGATTTATCATGAAGAAGATTTTGCTGGCTCTGACCGCGGTTGCGGCAATGACCGGTTCGGCCTCGGCGGCCGACCTTGCGGCCCGTCCCTACGTAAAGGCCCCGATGGCGGCTCCGGTCGCCAACTGGACCGGCTTCTACATCTTCGGCGGTGGCGGCGGCGGCCTCTCGAACTCCGACCAGCAGATCCGCGACACCGCGACCGGCACGCCGCTGACCATCACCCAGCGTCAGGGTGGCTCGGGCTGGTTCGGCACCGTCGGCCTCGGCTACGACTGGCAGTTCAGCGGCACCTGGGTCGCCGGCGTGTTCGCCGACGGGCAGTTCGGCAGCATCCGTTCCACGGTGCAGGATCCGCTCTTTGGCATCACCGGCAACCAGAAGCTGGAAGACTCCTGGGCCGCTGGTGTGCGCCTCGGTTGGCTGGTTGCTCCGAACGTTCTCTCCTACGTCAACGGCGGTTACTCGGGCGCCCACTTCGGCAGCACCAGCTTCATGACCCTGGCTGGCGCGCCGGCCGGCGCTCACCTCAACGGCTACAATCGCAATGGCTGGTTCGTCGGAGGCGGCGTCGAGAACAACCTGAACATCTTCGGCATCCAGTCGCCCGGCTGGTTCATGAAGACCGAGTATCGTTCGGCCTTCTACAACGCCAAGACACAGGATGAACTGATCGACGGCACCAACCTCCCGACCGGCAACAGCATCCGTGCCAACAGCTGGAACCAGACGATCTCGACCTCGCTGGTCTACCGCTTCAACTGGACCGGTCCGGTCGTCGCAAAGTACTGATCTGATCTGAACCCAGTCTCAGACGTCAAAGCCCCGGTATCGCCCGGGGCTTTTTCGTATGCCGAGCACGCCCCTGCGATCGAATCTCGTCCATCACAGGCTTGAGCATCGACTGGACAGCTGGCACAGCGTCTGACGTCCAAGTCCGCATGTAGTGTCACAGACCGTGCGGATGGCAGCAAAAGTCCGTGCACGTCGCGCCAAGCCACACGGCCGTTACAGCCATGTATCTGGTCTGCAACAGCATTTCGGCGGGAACTGGTTATGGTTCGGATGTCCGACGACTCCGAATTCGGAGCGCTCACGCCTGCCCGTTGAACCAAGATTGGGATTTCAAATGAAGAAGCTTTTGCTCGCTCTGACCGCGATGGCGGTGATGACCGGATCGGCCTCGGCGGCTGACCTCGCCGCGCGGCCCTACACTAAGGCTCCGATGGCTGCGGCTCCGGTCGCCAACTGGAGCGGCTGCTACGTCGGCGCCGGTGGTGGCGGCGCGATGTCGAACAATGATTACAACGATTTCACCACTGCCACGGGCGCTGTGCTCGACAACAATCTGACGGGCGGTGCCCGCGGTTGGTTCGGCACGGTTCAGGGCGGTTGCGACTACCAGTTCAACAATTGGGTGGTCGGCGCCTTCGCAGATTACGATTTCATGGACGTACACGGAGACCACGGCTTTGCCGGCGCCTTCACGGGTCAGCAAAAACAAGACTGGCAATGGGCTGTCGGCGGCCGCGTCGGCTATCTGGTCCTGCCGCAACTCTTGACTTACGTTTCCGGTGGCTACACCCAGGCACACTGGAAGGGTACGACCTTCTTCTTCCCTGGTATCGCGGCTGCCGCGTTCTCGGCGCCTGGCTTCACCAAAGGTGGCTGGTTCATTGGCACAGGCGATGAATATGCCTTGACCAGCTTCCTGCCTGGCCTGTTCTGGAAGACCGAGTACCGGTACTCGGAGTTCGACCGCGCTAATGTCGCGGTTTCCGACTTTGCGACTGGCCTTCCGACAGGATTTAGCCAGACTGAGAAGCTTCGCGAGCACAGCGTGCGCAGCGAACTCGTGTATCGCTTCAACTGGGGCGGTGCGCCGCTCGTCGCGAAGTACTGAGACGACCTCGACAGTCGGACGAGCAAAAAGCCCCGGCAATTCCGGGGCTTTTTAGTTGCGAGCCGCTGACCTTGCGCGAGCCTCCCAAGCCCCGTACGCAGACCTTTCCCGCGCACAAAACTACGCCGCCCGCCGGGAGATTAGGCCCGCGGCATTGTATCCGGACCAAAGCTGCGGTTACTGTGCTGCTCGAGTTTCCGGCAGCAGACGTCGTTAGTCGCGCGTGGCGCTGCAAATGCAGATCAATCCGGAGGAATGCATGCGCAGATTTCTGCTAATCGCAGGCCTGCTCGCCCTCGCCCTCGGGCTGCTCTGGATCGGACAAGGCACGGGAACCGTCGCCTGGCCGCGATCGAGCTTCATGATCAACCAGCTGCAATGGGCGGGCTATGGCGCGGCGATGGCCGGCTTCGGGCTGGTCCTGATCTGGCAGAGCAAGCAATAGAAGAAACGCAAGCAAAAAAGGGAATACAAGCATGACATCCAGCCGGTTCGAACTCCGCGGCAAAGTCGCGATCGTCACAGGAGGCAATGGCGGCATCGGGCTTGGGCTCGCGCACGGACTCGCCGATGCCGGCGCCAGCATCGCTGTGGTCGGACGCAACGAAGCCAAGTCGGCCGCAGCGGTCGCCGACCTCAAGCAGCGTGGCGTGAAGGCGATCGCCGTCACGACCGACGTGACCGACAAGGCCGCTATCGCCGCGATGATCGACCGCGTCGTCAAGGAGCTCGGCCGCATCGACATCCTGATCAACAACGCCGGCATGAGCATCCGCAAGCCGCCACACGAGCTCGAGCTCGACGAGTGGAACAAGGTGATCGACACCAACCTCACCAGCGCCTTCCTCTGCTCGAAGCTGGCCTACCCGGCGCTGAAGGCGTCGGGCAACGGCAAGGTGATCAACATCGGCTCGATGATGTCGATCTTCGGCGCGAGCTTCGCGACCGCCTATGCAGCGAGCAAGGGCGGCATCGTGCAGTACACGCGCGCCTGCGCCAACGCCTGGGCGCCCGACAACATCCAGGTCAACGCCATCCTGCCGGGCTGGATCGACACCGATCTCACCCGCGGCGCGCGGAAGCAGGTAGCGGGATTGCACGAGCGCGTGCTGGCGCGCACGCCGGCGGGGCGCTGGGGCGACATCGACGACTTCGCCGGCATTGCCGTGTTTCTCGCCTCGTCAGCCTCGAACTTTGTCACGGGCACGGCGATCCCGGTCGATGGCGGTTTCTCGGTCATGGCCTGAGCCGCCGTCGCGTCACACAAAAAAGAAGCCCCGGCAATGCCGGGGCTTTAAATTTGGAAGTGATCGTCTTTTTTGCTGATTGGTCGTTTGTTGCTCAGTAGCGGCCGATGACCGGCGCGTCGAACTTGTAGCTCGCACGCACGACGGCCCACTGGATGTCGCGCGGCTTGGCGTCGAACGTGTAGTTCCCGGAGAGGCCGCCGAGTTGATAGGTCTGGCTGCCGAAGGCCGCGTAGTTGTATTCGAGGCCGACGATCCAGTTGCGGGTTATGCCGTATTCCCAGCCGGCGCCGACGGTCCAGCCGTTGGCCCAGTGGGTCTGACCGCCCGAGCCCGTCGCCACGCCGACCGTGTCGGTGACGTTGAGACGGTTGTTGACGCCGGCATAGCCGCCCTTGAAGTAGAACAGATTGTTCTGCACGGCGAAGCCGGCGCGACCGACAACGGTCGCGAGGACGTTCGCACGCCAGCTGAACACGTCGTCGCCCGCACCGAAAGCGGTGTTCACGACGGTGCCTTTGTTGTCGAGGCCGGAGATCGTGCCTTCCATGCCGAACACGTAGTTGTTGGCCTGCCAGTTGTAGCCGATCTGGGCACCGCCCATGATGCCGGCACCGCGCTGGCGATAGCCCTGGCCCGGCGTCAGATCGCCGAACGGCGCACCGACGCCATTGTTGATGAACTGCTCGTTGGTCCAGGCGCCACCGATATGGCCGCCGACATAGAAGCCGGTCCAGTTGAACAGCGGCTCGATATAGGCAGGCGCCTTCGTGTAGCGCGCACCGAGATCGGCCGCGGAAGCGGCACCGGTCGAGACCAGCGCGGTCGTGCAGGCGAAGGCAGCAATCAATTTGTTACGCATGGTACACCCCGTGTCCTTTGATGGGCGCACGCTCACACGCAGTTCTTACTCAAATTTGAATCAAGAGAGTTAAGGCGCCGGATTGGCATCCAGCAGCCTTTGAATCCGATTGGGCTGTTGCACGCACGCAACGCAGAAGCCGCAATTTAACGCAGCATTATCCCTACCAAATCGCTACGTCAGGATGCCGGCGCGGCTTTCGACTGCACGTGCTCGGGGCGCACACCGATGGCGATGAAGCGCGCGGGAATGCCCTGGAGCCACGGCACTGCGGAGATCAGGCGCAGGATCAGCGGCACCTTGAGCGGCCGATCGGCACCTTTCAGCGCGCCTTTGATGATGTTGTTCTGCACGACCACCTGCATTGCCTGCGTCATCTTCACCGGGAACTCGCGGCGGCGCCTGATGGCATCGAGCTCTTCCTCGGATGGACAGCCGTGCGCCAGCCTCGCAGCCAGCAGGTTGGCGGTCGCGACCGCATCCTGCACGGCAAGATTGACGCCGACGCCGCCGACCGGCGACATCGCATGCGCGGCATCGCCGATGCAGAGCAGGCCCGGCCGCGTCCAGTGTGTCAGGCGGTTGATCGCGACGGTGAGAAGCTTGACGTCGTCAAAGCTCTTCACGTCGGCGATTCCGCGCTTGAGGACGGGCGCCATGCGCACGACGTCGTCGAGCAACGCCTGCAATCCCCTCGCCTTCACCGCATCGTATTGCCCCTTGGCGATGACATAGGCGCACTGCCAGTAGTCGCCGCGGTCGAAGGTGACCATCATCTTGCCGGGCTCGACACGCGCGAACAAATTCTCGGTCTCGCCGGGAGTTCGCCCCGCGCGGAACCACAGCACGTCCATCGGCGCACCGATCTCCTCCGCGCTGAGGCCTGCGCGCTCGCGCACCGTCGAGTGCCGGCCGTCGCAGGCAAGAGCGAGATCGGCCTCGATGTCGATCATGCCGTCCGGCGTCTGCGCGCGCACACCGGCAATGGTTTCGCCGTTGCGGATCAGGTCGACCGCCTCCGTGCTCATCAAAACCTCGAGCGAGGCGAAGCGCTTGCCGGCCTCGCGCAGGAAATTCAGAAAGTCCCATTGCGGCATGAAAGCGATGAACGGGTACTTTGTGTTGAGCCGGCTGAGATCGGCGATCCGCACCTTGGTGCCGCCGAACAGGCCGTCAAGCGTCTGCAACTGCTGATGCGGCAGCCTCAGGAAACCGTCGATCAGGCCGAGCTCGTCCATAACCTGGAGCGTCGAGGGATGCACGGTGTCGCCGCGGAAATCACGGAAGAAATCCGCGTGCTTCTCCAGCACCACGACGTCGATGCCGGCGCGTCCCAGGAGATAGCCGAGCATCATCCCGGCCGGCCCGCCGCCGACGATACAGCAGCGGACTTTCCGGACGCGCGATGCGGGTTGACCTGACGTGACTGTTTCCATGACCGGCTCTCACTGCTGCATCGTCGGCTGATTGTAGCGCCTGCGCGCGTCGAGAGCATGTTCAATTTGAGAAACCGCTCAATTGTTGCTGCGGTTCGCGGTGCGAAAACTCTTGACCTCCGACACGCTGCCGTCGCGATAGGTCAACTCGACCGACATGAATTGCGTTGCCGGCGGGAGCTTCTGGTAGAGCAGCATGCCAGCCGAGATCGCGCTGGGATCCCTGAGGTCGCAAGGCGGCATCTTCAGCACCTTGTCCGGCACCGCCGTATCGATGCCGATCCGCACCTCGCGGATGGCGCAGCGGTACGACACCAGATGCGTGTAATAGACCAGCAGCCCGTTGAACTCGCGGAACGACAGCCAGCTCGTGGCGGTCATGTCGAGGATCTTGCGCTGGTCGCGGATCAGCGCCGCTTCAGGGTCGAACTTGATCGGAAACGGTCCCTGCATGTCACCGGAAGCGTCGACATAGCGGACCTCGATCGTGCCGGCGGCCGCGTCCGGCGGCAATTCGATCGACGGGTTCGGCATCCGCTTGCGCGTGCGCGGATCGAATGTGTCCATGAATCCGGTCTCGCGGAAGTCGCCGTTGCCGGCCATGCGCCACGAGATCCCGACCGTCGGATCCACGAAGGAGAAGGTCACGCTCCAGCCGCCATTGTGGCGCGAGAAGTTCGCGATCGGCGCGTTGCTGGTCTCCTCCTTCGGCACGCGCGGCACCGAGACCGGCGGCAGGGCTGCGACCTTCTGCGG is drawn from Bradyrhizobium diazoefficiens and contains these coding sequences:
- a CDS encoding outer membrane protein gives rise to the protein MKKILLALTAVAAMTGSASAADLAARPYVKAPMAAPVANWTGFYIFGGGGGGLSNSDQQIRDTATGTPLTITQRQGGSGWFGTVGLGYDWQFSGTWVAGVFADGQFGSIRSTVQDPLFGITGNQKLEDSWAAGVRLGWLVAPNVLSYVNGGYSGAHFGSTSFMTLAGAPAGAHLNGYNRNGWFVGGGVENNLNIFGIQSPGWFMKTEYRSAFYNAKTQDELIDGTNLPTGNSIRANSWNQTISTSLVYRFNWTGPVVAKY
- a CDS encoding outer membrane protein, whose amino-acid sequence is MKKLLLALTAMAVMTGSASAADLAARPYTKAPMAAAPVANWSGCYVGAGGGGAMSNNDYNDFTTATGAVLDNNLTGGARGWFGTVQGGCDYQFNNWVVGAFADYDFMDVHGDHGFAGAFTGQQKQDWQWAVGGRVGYLVLPQLLTYVSGGYTQAHWKGTTFFFPGIAAAAFSAPGFTKGGWFIGTGDEYALTSFLPGLFWKTEYRYSEFDRANVAVSDFATGLPTGFSQTEKLREHSVRSELVYRFNWGGAPLVAKY
- a CDS encoding SDR family NAD(P)-dependent oxidoreductase; the encoded protein is MTSSRFELRGKVAIVTGGNGGIGLGLAHGLADAGASIAVVGRNEAKSAAAVADLKQRGVKAIAVTTDVTDKAAIAAMIDRVVKELGRIDILINNAGMSIRKPPHELELDEWNKVIDTNLTSAFLCSKLAYPALKASGNGKVINIGSMMSIFGASFATAYAASKGGIVQYTRACANAWAPDNIQVNAILPGWIDTDLTRGARKQVAGLHERVLARTPAGRWGDIDDFAGIAVFLASSASNFVTGTAIPVDGGFSVMA
- a CDS encoding outer membrane protein; this encodes MRNKLIAAFACTTALVSTGAASAADLGARYTKAPAYIEPLFNWTGFYVGGHIGGAWTNEQFINNGVGAPFGDLTPGQGYRQRGAGIMGGAQIGYNWQANNYVFGMEGTISGLDNKGTVVNTAFGAGDDVFSWRANVLATVVGRAGFAVQNNLFYFKGGYAGVNNRLNVTDTVGVATGSGGQTHWANGWTVGAGWEYGITRNWIVGLEYNYAAFGSQTYQLGGLSGNYTFDAKPRDIQWAVVRASYKFDAPVIGRY
- a CDS encoding FAD-dependent oxidoreductase — protein: METVTSGQPASRVRKVRCCIVGGGPAGMMLGYLLGRAGIDVVVLEKHADFFRDFRGDTVHPSTLQVMDELGLIDGFLRLPHQQLQTLDGLFGGTKVRIADLSRLNTKYPFIAFMPQWDFLNFLREAGKRFASLEVLMSTEAVDLIRNGETIAGVRAQTPDGMIDIEADLALACDGRHSTVRERAGLSAEEIGAPMDVLWFRAGRTPGETENLFARVEPGKMMVTFDRGDYWQCAYVIAKGQYDAVKARGLQALLDDVVRMAPVLKRGIADVKSFDDVKLLTVAINRLTHWTRPGLLCIGDAAHAMSPVGGVGVNLAVQDAVATANLLAARLAHGCPSEEELDAIRRRREFPVKMTQAMQVVVQNNIIKGALKGADRPLKVPLILRLISAVPWLQGIPARFIAIGVRPEHVQSKAAPAS